Proteins co-encoded in one Schaalia radingae genomic window:
- a CDS encoding phosphoribosylaminoimidazolesuccinocarboxamide synthase produces MSEAVELDGWTHVNSGKVRDLYQSEDGRVLLMVTSDRISAYDYILPTEIPGKGLVLTGLSTWWMNKLDSIVGNHLLDEPVPAQVAGRAVVCKKLTMYPIECVVRGYLTGSGLAEYKQSGTVCEIRLPEGLTEASKLPEPIFTPAAKAELGEHDENISFERAADMVGRDVAAALRDTSIKLYSEAARIARERGVIIADTKFEFGVDPDSGELVLADEALTPDSSRFWPADQWVEGQVTPSFDKQYVRDWLTSAESGWDRASGEQPPRLPDRIVEATRQRYVDAYTLLTGQAPEPGNQPRQ; encoded by the coding sequence ATGAGTGAGGCAGTCGAACTGGACGGGTGGACACACGTTAATTCTGGCAAGGTGCGTGACCTGTACCAAAGTGAGGACGGGCGCGTACTCCTGATGGTCACGTCGGACCGTATCAGCGCCTACGACTATATTCTGCCCACCGAAATCCCCGGCAAGGGCCTGGTGCTGACAGGACTGTCGACGTGGTGGATGAACAAGCTCGATTCGATTGTGGGGAACCACCTGCTTGATGAGCCGGTGCCCGCCCAGGTCGCAGGGCGCGCAGTAGTGTGCAAGAAGCTCACCATGTATCCCATCGAATGCGTGGTGCGTGGATACCTGACCGGCTCCGGTCTGGCGGAATACAAGCAGTCCGGCACAGTGTGCGAGATCCGCCTGCCGGAAGGCCTGACCGAAGCTTCGAAACTGCCTGAACCGATCTTCACCCCCGCAGCCAAGGCTGAACTGGGTGAACACGACGAAAACATCTCCTTCGAGCGTGCAGCCGACATGGTGGGGCGCGACGTGGCGGCAGCGCTGCGCGACACGTCCATCAAGCTGTATTCGGAGGCGGCGCGCATCGCTCGCGAGCGCGGCGTCATCATCGCTGACACCAAGTTCGAGTTCGGTGTGGATCCTGACAGTGGCGAGCTGGTCCTGGCTGATGAGGCACTCACGCCGGACTCGTCGCGTTTTTGGCCCGCCGACCAGTGGGTTGAAGGCCAGGTGACCCCCAGCTTCGACAAACAGTATGTGCGCGACTGGCTGACCTCCGCAGAATCCGGGTGGGATCGCGCCAGTGGCGAGCAGCCGCCGCGCCTGCCTGACCGGATCGTTGAGGCGACACGTCAACGCTACGTCGATGCGTACACGCTGCTCACCGGTCAGGCACCGGAACCGGGCAACCAGCCACGTCAGTGA
- a CDS encoding LacI family DNA-binding transcriptional regulator, with amino-acid sequence MPNLSASKLRGKKSTHWTIGLILRDVANPFSAELHRSIEKSLRDSGSLTLTASNDDDRDYARELVMTMRAHQIDGLIIAPPPGNQSYLGAAAETGLPIVIVDRPSDFEQIPSVISDNYDGMRQATRHLISYGHRRIAYLGDEASVPMTARRDGFLAGLQEATIDTTEAIIRLDQFDPIQARETAVSLLESNNPPTAFIGSRNRINVAIIQALRATKRSEEIAMVGFDDIELAAELDPGMTAVAQNPILIGQIATAILMDMLENNRVQDQSVVVSTRLIKRGSGEISRTQPLN; translated from the coding sequence GTGCCGAACCTGTCAGCATCTAAGCTGAGGGGGAAAAAGAGCACCCATTGGACAATTGGGCTAATTCTAAGAGACGTCGCGAACCCATTTTCTGCAGAGCTTCATCGCTCAATCGAAAAATCTCTTCGCGACTCTGGATCTCTAACTCTTACGGCGAGTAATGATGACGATCGGGATTACGCCCGCGAGCTCGTCATGACAATGCGCGCACACCAAATCGATGGTTTGATTATCGCACCTCCACCAGGAAACCAATCGTATCTGGGTGCAGCGGCAGAAACCGGTTTACCGATCGTTATCGTCGACCGTCCATCCGACTTCGAGCAGATTCCCTCCGTTATCTCGGACAACTATGACGGAATGCGACAAGCCACGCGTCACTTGATTTCGTATGGACACCGACGTATAGCGTATTTAGGAGACGAAGCCTCGGTTCCGATGACCGCTCGTCGCGATGGATTCCTAGCAGGGCTTCAGGAGGCAACAATAGACACCACTGAGGCTATTATTCGCCTCGACCAATTTGACCCAATACAGGCGAGAGAGACAGCTGTATCGCTTTTGGAATCCAATAATCCACCCACCGCGTTCATTGGCTCCAGAAACCGAATTAATGTGGCCATTATTCAAGCGCTTCGAGCGACCAAGCGTAGCGAAGAAATAGCAATGGTTGGATTCGACGATATAGAACTTGCCGCAGAACTGGATCCAGGTATGACTGCAGTTGCGCAGAATCCAATTTTGATCGGACAAATTGCTACCGCCATCCTAATGGATATGCTTGAGAACAATCGGGTTCAGGATCAGTCGGTTGTGGTATCGACGCGGCTGATCAAGCGCGGCTCAGGAGAGATTTCACGTACACAACCACTTAACTGA
- a CDS encoding TetR/AcrR family transcriptional regulator, translated as MATREEPRKRRQPGRPPAGSEDKRARVLHEAVELFAHQGYAGTSLAEIARAAEISKAGLLHYFPSKDALFAAVLTQRDQKTHEEFLLDSTDDPWKLLDQWVHLIERNVQDPTGVALYSVMSGAAVSDEHPAHEWFTGHLATTIEMLTRAFDEGKKAGTVRPDAPSRSLARCLVALSDGLQVQWLAARACHDKDKATVFGTDLVTETRMLAQAIRSTWGM; from the coding sequence ATGGCCACACGCGAAGAACCACGAAAGCGCCGTCAGCCGGGACGTCCTCCCGCCGGCAGTGAAGACAAGCGCGCCCGAGTCCTGCACGAGGCGGTCGAGCTTTTCGCTCATCAGGGATATGCGGGAACATCTCTGGCGGAGATCGCGCGGGCAGCGGAGATCTCCAAAGCCGGGTTGCTGCATTACTTCCCGTCCAAGGATGCGCTTTTCGCGGCCGTTCTGACCCAGCGTGACCAGAAAACTCACGAGGAATTCCTCCTCGATTCGACCGACGACCCGTGGAAGCTCCTTGACCAGTGGGTGCACCTGATTGAACGGAATGTGCAGGATCCCACCGGGGTGGCGCTCTACTCGGTGATGAGTGGCGCTGCCGTGAGCGATGAGCATCCGGCTCATGAATGGTTTACCGGTCACCTCGCCACAACGATTGAAATGTTGACCCGCGCTTTTGATGAGGGGAAGAAAGCGGGAACTGTAAGACCGGATGCGCCGTCTCGATCTCTCGCGCGCTGTCTGGTAGCTCTTTCTGACGGGCTGCAGGTGCAGTGGCTGGCGGCCCGAGCGTGCCACGACAAAGACAAGGCCACCGTGTTCGGCACGGACCTGGTCACCGAAACCCGCATGCTTGCCCAGGCTATTCGCAGTACGTGGGGCATGTAA
- the purD gene encoding phosphoribosylamine--glycine ligase, producing the protein MKVLLIGNGGREHAIARALIRTGAHSRVLAERGTPLELFAQAGNPGIDRIATPVDFGDANPADPNSSDAIAQRARDLNADLVIIGPEAPLVAGLADAVRAQGIACFGPGKEAARLEASKSFAKTVMDEAGVATARSFTCQTMDEVDQALRTCTTPHVVKDDQLAAGKGVLVTADSDAAREHARHCLDRPDGAVVIEDYLDGPEVSLFCISDGTHVVPLVPAQDFKRLQDANEGPNTGGMGAYSPLPWLHDGLADEVVRTIAEPTVRRMAQRGTPFTGLLYCGLAMSSNGVRVVEFNVRFGDPETQVVLERLESPLLDLLDAASRGTLDQVAAPTWSDDAAVTVVLASPGYPVRARTGQTIRGAEAAEELPGVHLIHAGTKSVGAAQDSEAHATLVADGGRVLDVVARAATIDEARRAAYEAIGRIDFPECQFRRDIAQWPDGLSA; encoded by the coding sequence GTGAAGGTTCTGCTCATTGGCAATGGTGGGCGCGAACATGCCATCGCGCGCGCACTGATCCGTACTGGCGCACACTCCCGTGTTCTGGCTGAACGCGGCACACCGCTTGAACTGTTCGCTCAAGCCGGAAACCCCGGAATCGACCGCATCGCCACGCCCGTGGACTTCGGTGATGCCAACCCCGCTGACCCGAACAGCTCGGACGCCATCGCGCAGCGCGCACGCGACCTGAACGCTGACCTGGTCATCATCGGACCGGAAGCCCCCCTCGTCGCCGGACTGGCTGACGCGGTTCGCGCGCAGGGCATCGCATGCTTCGGCCCAGGCAAGGAAGCCGCCCGCCTCGAAGCATCAAAATCTTTTGCCAAAACTGTCATGGACGAGGCCGGCGTCGCCACTGCCCGCTCCTTCACCTGTCAAACAATGGATGAGGTCGACCAGGCGCTCCGCACATGCACCACCCCTCACGTTGTCAAAGACGATCAACTGGCCGCAGGCAAAGGTGTGCTGGTTACCGCTGACTCTGACGCTGCACGCGAACATGCGCGCCACTGTCTGGATCGTCCCGACGGTGCCGTTGTCATCGAGGACTACCTCGATGGGCCGGAAGTCTCCCTGTTCTGCATCAGCGACGGTACACACGTCGTCCCACTGGTTCCGGCACAGGACTTCAAACGCCTTCAGGACGCCAATGAAGGGCCGAACACCGGTGGAATGGGTGCCTACTCGCCGCTGCCGTGGCTCCACGACGGACTTGCCGACGAGGTTGTTCGCACCATCGCAGAACCAACGGTGCGCCGCATGGCGCAGCGCGGTACGCCGTTCACCGGTCTGCTGTACTGCGGGCTGGCGATGTCCTCGAACGGAGTGCGTGTCGTCGAATTCAACGTCCGCTTCGGTGACCCGGAAACACAGGTCGTCCTGGAGCGCCTCGAATCCCCACTGCTTGACCTGCTCGACGCAGCATCGCGCGGTACCCTTGACCAAGTCGCGGCCCCGACCTGGAGTGACGATGCGGCAGTCACCGTCGTCCTGGCCTCACCTGGATACCCCGTTCGTGCGCGCACCGGCCAAACGATCCGCGGAGCCGAAGCCGCAGAGGAACTCCCCGGAGTCCACCTCATCCACGCCGGCACGAAAAGTGTCGGCGCAGCGCAGGACAGTGAAGCGCACGCCACCCTCGTCGCTGATGGGGGACGCGTACTGGACGTCGTGGCGCGTGCAGCAACCATTGACGAGGCGCGGCGCGCAGCGTACGAGGCAATCGGGCGCATTGACTTTCCTGAATGTCAATTCCGGCGCGACATCGCGCAATGGCCAGACGGACTCAGCGCCTAG
- a CDS encoding carboxylesterase family protein produces the protein MAHFQSPCAAHRFSTCCHATKQQQSDHIAGANASSRFAQPPTGPLRFLAPRCRSPWEQPIDATRPGATAQRHALLDVTTIPEPSIAGDDTLLVNVFTPHPGRTDARAPVMVWIHGGGYVAGSPSSPWYDGNAFNRDGIVTVSVSYRLGFDGFGWVDGSDAPTNRALLDLIMALTWVRDNIASFGGDPDNVTVAGHSAGAACIHALMASGQAEGLFHAAICQSPLPITLTVDDSHVTAVHMALAAGIPATLDGWCSLSEETIYSAQQHLIIALGETAQMQGDADGCNPLTIECPQRSPFGPVIGDSVLPDHPAAIARTPGHTSVPLLIGSTAHEFAGENDTGTNPATTEQAAAIASALQTCGWTADDARRFVARWSALRDPRQILNQAISTEPLVHAPLRRCLQSRDEGGAATWRYCFQWPWPRQLSQHCFDLPFSFDVHHNPEAQTALVRIPTDIEPPQSALTTLRNSFDAPVYDGELDEDSLSMHEDWVYFIRHHSAPWPQWDPHSAQVRLYF, from the coding sequence ATGGCTCATTTTCAATCACCATGCGCAGCTCACCGGTTTTCGACATGCTGTCACGCTACAAAACAGCAACAAAGCGACCATATTGCGGGCGCCAATGCCTCCTCACGCTTCGCGCAGCCACCGACCGGTCCTCTGCGTTTCCTCGCCCCACGGTGCCGCTCACCCTGGGAGCAGCCCATCGACGCCACGCGCCCCGGCGCCACTGCGCAGAGGCACGCGCTCCTTGATGTCACCACCATCCCTGAACCGTCAATCGCCGGCGATGACACGCTTCTGGTCAACGTTTTTACGCCTCATCCCGGCCGCACCGATGCGCGCGCACCCGTCATGGTGTGGATCCACGGCGGTGGATACGTCGCAGGGTCTCCCTCGTCCCCCTGGTACGACGGGAACGCCTTCAACCGCGACGGCATCGTGACGGTCAGCGTGTCGTATCGCCTTGGCTTCGACGGTTTCGGCTGGGTCGACGGCTCCGATGCGCCCACGAACAGAGCGCTGCTCGATCTGATCATGGCGCTGACCTGGGTGCGAGACAATATCGCGAGCTTTGGCGGTGACCCCGATAACGTCACCGTGGCAGGTCACAGCGCGGGAGCAGCCTGCATCCACGCACTCATGGCATCCGGGCAAGCCGAGGGGCTATTCCACGCCGCCATCTGTCAGTCTCCCCTGCCCATCACGCTGACCGTTGACGACTCTCACGTCACGGCCGTACACATGGCCCTCGCAGCGGGTATCCCCGCCACCCTCGACGGTTGGTGTTCCCTGAGCGAGGAAACCATCTACTCCGCTCAACAGCACCTCATCATCGCGCTGGGCGAGACGGCACAGATGCAGGGTGACGCTGACGGTTGCAATCCACTCACCATCGAATGCCCGCAACGCTCCCCCTTCGGCCCCGTCATCGGAGACTCAGTCCTGCCTGATCATCCGGCCGCAATTGCGCGTACGCCCGGCCACACCTCGGTGCCACTGTTGATCGGTTCGACGGCGCACGAGTTCGCAGGTGAAAACGACACAGGCACTAACCCGGCCACCACCGAGCAGGCCGCAGCCATTGCCTCCGCGCTGCAGACGTGCGGCTGGACCGCGGACGATGCCCGGCGATTCGTCGCACGCTGGAGCGCCTTGCGCGACCCTCGCCAGATCCTGAACCAAGCGATCAGCACCGAGCCGCTCGTCCACGCCCCGCTTCGTCGCTGCCTGCAGTCCAGGGACGAGGGTGGCGCTGCTACCTGGCGCTACTGTTTTCAATGGCCGTGGCCGCGTCAACTCTCCCAGCACTGCTTCGATCTGCCGTTCTCATTCGATGTGCACCACAATCCAGAAGCCCAGACCGCGCTGGTACGCATCCCCACTGACATCGAGCCGCCGCAATCCGCGCTCACCACGCTGCGCAACAGTTTCGACGCGCCGGTTTACGACGGGGAACTGGACGAGGACAGTCTCTCCATGCATGAGGACTGGGTGTATTTCATTCGCCACCACAGTGCGCCGTGGCCGCAGTGGGATCCGCATTCCGCGCAGGTGCGCCTGTACTTCTAG
- a CDS encoding phosphoribosylformylglycinamidine synthase subunit PurS: MGRIIVEVMPKPEILDPQGKAVGSALPRLGISSFTSVRQGKCFHLDVEGAVTDEHLAQARRAAEEVLSNPIIEDVVRVEELLVDEGAHGDAQ, translated from the coding sequence GTGGGCCGAATCATTGTTGAAGTGATGCCGAAACCAGAAATCCTTGACCCGCAAGGAAAAGCAGTCGGATCCGCACTGCCGCGACTGGGAATTTCCAGTTTCACATCTGTGCGTCAGGGCAAGTGCTTCCACCTGGATGTGGAGGGCGCCGTCACGGATGAGCACCTCGCCCAGGCACGCCGCGCCGCTGAAGAAGTCCTGTCAAACCCGATTATTGAGGACGTCGTGCGCGTCGAAGAACTTCTCGTTGACGAGGGCGCTCACGGTGATGCGCAATGA
- a CDS encoding GntR family transcriptional regulator, with translation MQETHLSARTCQELRSHIDQHLKPGDRLPSEKDLATLLSVSRTTVRAALEQLWLEGKVERRWGAGTFVRKSAELPQHIDQVFVDVQSIDTVFGTFVQRGHQVSYLDTACEKVTPPTIVRALLPPTSEKECWRITRVIGVDGAPAMLVYDHIPLSIDGVDLDPSPMIESVTTLTKLTDEWGIRIERNDATVEAICAPLAVAETLGIKLRTPILRSTQTAEVRDGLAVAVTLIYQNPAVMSARVVRAQRSN, from the coding sequence ATGCAAGAAACACACTTGTCCGCCAGGACATGCCAGGAACTGCGATCTCACATCGACCAGCATCTGAAGCCCGGTGACCGTCTTCCCTCGGAAAAAGACCTCGCCACACTGCTGTCGGTGTCGCGTACCACTGTGCGCGCAGCCCTCGAACAGCTCTGGCTTGAAGGCAAAGTGGAACGCCGCTGGGGTGCCGGTACATTCGTGCGCAAATCCGCCGAGCTCCCTCAGCACATTGACCAGGTCTTCGTCGACGTCCAGTCAATCGACACCGTGTTCGGCACATTCGTCCAGCGCGGCCACCAGGTTTCCTACCTGGATACCGCGTGCGAAAAAGTCACGCCACCCACGATTGTGCGCGCGCTTCTGCCACCCACCTCTGAGAAGGAATGCTGGCGCATCACGCGCGTCATCGGTGTGGATGGGGCTCCCGCAATGCTGGTCTACGATCACATTCCGCTCAGCATTGACGGCGTTGACCTGGATCCGAGCCCGATGATCGAGTCAGTGACCACGCTGACCAAACTCACCGACGAATGGGGTATCCGCATCGAACGCAACGACGCGACTGTGGAAGCCATATGCGCTCCGCTGGCAGTTGCCGAAACGCTCGGCATCAAATTGCGCACCCCCATCCTGCGATCCACTCAAACCGCCGAAGTGCGCGACGGCCTGGCCGTTGCCGTCACGCTGATCTATCAGAACCCGGCAGTGATGAGCGCACGCGTCGTCCGCGCGCAGCGATCCAACTGA
- the purL gene encoding phosphoribosylformylglycinamidine synthase subunit PurL: MTPTHDADRGAAGAPIPVETPDTVEDAARTPDTAMPYRELGLKDDEYQRICEILGRRPTNAELAMYSVMWSEHCSYKSSKKHLGEQFGKKTTDDMREHLLVGMGQNAGVVDVGNGWAVTFKVESHNHPSFVEPYQGAATGVGGIVRDIMSMGARPVAVMDQLRFGALDHPDTARVVHGVVAGVGGYGNCLGLPNIGGETEFDPSYQGNPLVNALCLGVLRHDDIHLANASGEGNLVVLFGARTGGDGIGGASILASETFDDGMPTKRPSVQVGDPFMEKVLIECCLELFDAGVVQAIQDLGAAGISCATSELAANGDSGMHVDLENVLLRDPTLTAGEILMSESQERMMAIVTPEDRERFFEIIDKWDVEAAVIGTVTGDGRLTIDHFGQRIVDVDPKTVANEGPVYDRPYARPAWQDELQDNTVEAAGLARPQTAAELDEALRTVLSDVNQGSKAWVTDQYDRYVQGNTALAQPDDAGVVRVDEETGAGVALSTDANGWFTKLDPYEGARQALAEAYRNVATVGARPVAITNCLNFGNPEDTDAMWQLVTAMEGLADGCVEMGVPVTGGNVSLYNSSGTEKGQFDSSINPTPVVGLLGVMDDVRRANPSGWTAEGLAVVLLGSTRDELDGSAWARIVHDHLGGLPPKVDLEAEMALGRVLEALSAADGPDGQPLIRAAHDLSNGGLIQSLVDSALRFGIGGSFDIAQAAGIAGVDDFVMLLSESQGRAMVAVAEESLPAVYAAAEAEGVQAARIGTTGGDMVVITGGDVLTDSGNGNGWMADITELRDMQESALRSRF, translated from the coding sequence ATGACCCCCACACATGACGCTGACCGCGGCGCGGCAGGCGCGCCTATCCCGGTCGAAACCCCCGACACCGTTGAGGACGCCGCGCGCACGCCCGACACAGCGATGCCCTACCGCGAACTCGGCCTGAAAGACGACGAATACCAGCGCATCTGCGAGATCCTGGGACGCCGCCCCACCAACGCGGAACTGGCCATGTACTCGGTGATGTGGTCCGAGCACTGCTCATACAAGTCCTCGAAGAAACACCTGGGCGAACAGTTCGGCAAGAAAACCACTGACGACATGCGCGAACACCTGCTGGTCGGCATGGGACAGAACGCCGGCGTCGTCGACGTCGGCAACGGCTGGGCTGTGACATTCAAAGTCGAATCGCACAACCACCCCTCATTCGTGGAACCCTATCAAGGTGCTGCCACGGGTGTGGGCGGCATCGTCCGCGACATCATGTCGATGGGTGCACGCCCGGTAGCCGTGATGGACCAGCTGCGTTTCGGCGCACTCGACCACCCGGACACCGCCCGTGTCGTGCACGGCGTGGTGGCCGGTGTCGGCGGATACGGCAACTGCCTGGGCCTGCCGAACATCGGCGGCGAAACCGAGTTCGACCCGTCCTACCAGGGCAACCCGCTGGTCAACGCCCTGTGCCTGGGCGTGCTGCGTCACGACGATATCCACCTGGCGAACGCGTCCGGTGAAGGCAACCTGGTGGTGCTGTTCGGTGCACGCACCGGTGGCGACGGCATCGGCGGCGCCTCGATTCTGGCGTCGGAAACCTTCGACGACGGCATGCCCACTAAGCGCCCCTCGGTGCAGGTCGGTGACCCCTTCATGGAAAAAGTGCTGATCGAATGCTGCCTCGAGCTGTTCGACGCAGGCGTGGTGCAGGCCATTCAGGACCTGGGCGCGGCGGGAATCTCGTGCGCCACCTCGGAACTGGCTGCCAACGGCGATTCCGGTATGCATGTGGATCTTGAGAACGTGCTGCTGCGTGACCCGACCCTGACAGCCGGTGAGATCCTCATGTCCGAATCGCAGGAACGCATGATGGCGATCGTGACCCCTGAAGATCGTGAGCGCTTCTTCGAAATCATCGACAAGTGGGACGTGGAAGCCGCCGTGATCGGCACGGTCACCGGTGATGGCCGCCTGACGATCGACCACTTCGGCCAGCGCATCGTGGATGTGGATCCCAAGACCGTGGCGAATGAAGGACCGGTCTATGACCGCCCGTACGCGCGTCCCGCATGGCAGGACGAGCTGCAGGACAACACTGTGGAGGCAGCCGGCTTGGCGCGCCCGCAGACTGCCGCCGAGTTGGATGAGGCGCTGCGCACGGTGCTGTCGGACGTCAACCAGGGGTCGAAAGCGTGGGTGACAGATCAGTACGACCGTTACGTGCAGGGCAACACGGCGCTCGCGCAGCCCGATGATGCCGGCGTGGTGCGCGTCGACGAAGAAACCGGTGCGGGCGTGGCGCTGTCAACGGACGCGAACGGCTGGTTCACCAAACTTGACCCGTACGAGGGTGCCCGCCAGGCGCTCGCGGAAGCCTACCGCAATGTCGCGACGGTGGGTGCTCGCCCCGTGGCAATCACGAACTGCCTGAACTTCGGTAATCCGGAGGATACGGACGCGATGTGGCAGCTGGTCACCGCGATGGAAGGCCTGGCTGACGGTTGCGTGGAGATGGGTGTGCCGGTGACCGGCGGAAACGTCTCCCTGTACAACTCCTCGGGAACGGAAAAAGGTCAGTTTGATTCCTCGATCAACCCCACCCCGGTGGTCGGCTTGCTGGGCGTGATGGATGACGTGCGTCGCGCAAATCCGTCTGGCTGGACCGCTGAAGGGCTGGCTGTGGTGCTGCTCGGCTCCACCCGCGATGAGCTGGACGGGTCGGCGTGGGCACGCATCGTGCATGATCACCTCGGTGGCCTGCCCCCGAAGGTTGATCTGGAAGCCGAGATGGCATTGGGCCGAGTCCTGGAAGCACTGTCTGCGGCTGACGGCCCTGATGGACAGCCTTTGATCCGCGCGGCACATGATCTGTCGAATGGTGGTCTGATCCAGTCGCTGGTGGATTCGGCGCTTCGTTTCGGCATCGGCGGCAGTTTCGACATCGCGCAGGCAGCTGGCATCGCAGGCGTGGATGACTTCGTCATGTTGCTGTCTGAGTCGCAGGGCCGAGCGATGGTGGCCGTGGCCGAAGAATCCTTGCCGGCGGTGTACGCAGCTGCAGAGGCTGAGGGCGTGCAGGCGGCGCGCATCGGCACGACCGGTGGCGACATGGTGGTGATCACCGGCGGTGACGTACTGACTGATTCAGGCAACGGCAACGGCTGGATGGCTGACATCACCGAGCTTCGCGACATGCAGGAAAGCGCGCTGCGTTCGCGTTTCTAG
- a CDS encoding VWA domain-containing protein: MIFRPIVSLWVLAIFFIACVALCVWGARRRAMSSRVNLVRRLLIVSLMTFMLAGPSIKQESHSTTSDVELWFVIDRTGSMAAEDYGPDRLPRLDGVKADIATIVDHMPAARFSIFTWDRDIERVLPVTSDIGAIDSYMQSMGQELSSSSQGSSLARPVSDLRSYLTKAQESRGGNSRYVVVMGDGENTEDASQGVGDWRSVAEACDGALVIGYGTAEGGRMKARSLDQSQSGYIPDPQDPSRDGISSADEGALREVASQLGADYVHSPDNGSIIDHAAQFNSEGKLISESRDTVEVYRYYVWPFALVFAVLLAWEASAIVARMRKMRRAHVI, from the coding sequence GTGATTTTCCGCCCCATTGTCTCCCTGTGGGTCCTCGCCATCTTCTTTATTGCATGCGTGGCACTGTGCGTCTGGGGCGCTCGCAGACGTGCGATGAGTTCGCGCGTGAATCTGGTTCGCCGCCTTCTGATCGTCTCACTCATGACATTCATGCTTGCCGGCCCGTCCATCAAGCAGGAGTCGCACAGCACCACCTCGGATGTTGAACTGTGGTTCGTTATCGACCGCACCGGATCGATGGCGGCCGAAGATTATGGTCCTGACCGTTTGCCGCGCCTCGACGGCGTCAAAGCGGATATTGCCACGATCGTTGACCACATGCCTGCCGCCAGGTTCTCAATCTTCACGTGGGATCGTGACATTGAGCGGGTTTTGCCCGTCACCAGCGACATCGGCGCGATCGACTCGTACATGCAGAGCATGGGCCAGGAACTGTCCTCCTCGTCCCAGGGCTCATCATTGGCGCGCCCTGTGAGTGACCTGCGCAGCTACCTCACCAAGGCTCAGGAATCGCGCGGCGGAAACTCGCGCTATGTCGTCGTCATGGGCGATGGGGAGAACACCGAGGATGCCTCGCAGGGAGTTGGGGACTGGCGTTCAGTGGCAGAGGCATGTGACGGTGCGCTGGTCATCGGGTATGGAACTGCCGAGGGGGGCCGGATGAAGGCGCGTTCACTCGATCAATCCCAGTCCGGCTACATCCCCGACCCACAGGACCCTTCCAGGGACGGGATCTCATCTGCGGATGAAGGTGCCTTGCGTGAGGTCGCCAGTCAGCTCGGTGCTGACTATGTCCATTCGCCCGATAACGGGTCGATTATTGACCATGCTGCTCAGTTCAACTCTGAGGGCAAGCTGATATCGGAGTCACGTGACACAGTTGAGGTGTACCGCTACTACGTCTGGCCGTTCGCATTGGTGTTTGCCGTGTTGCTGGCATGGGAAGCCTCGGCAATCGTGGCCCGCATGCGCAAGATGAGGAGGGCTCATGTCATCTGA
- the purQ gene encoding phosphoribosylformylglycinamidine synthase subunit PurQ, giving the protein MKIGVVTFPGTLDDQDAARAVRLAGGEPVRLWHKDTDLQGVGAVILPGGFSYGDYLRCGAIAAVSAIMGPIVDAARTGMPVLGICNGFQVLCESHLLEGALIRNTHQKFICRDQTLRVENADTAWTSSLTQGQTITVPLKNGEGCFQADADTIKRLEDEGRVVFRYVDVNPNGSAHDIAGITNKQGNVVGLMPHPEHAVESGFGPVRRAQRSKSFGGDGSVEVSGHGGTDGLTLFASALATLVG; this is encoded by the coding sequence GTGAAAATCGGAGTCGTGACTTTCCCGGGCACGCTCGATGACCAGGATGCGGCTCGCGCTGTGCGTCTGGCCGGAGGTGAGCCGGTGCGCCTGTGGCACAAGGACACGGACCTGCAGGGCGTGGGCGCAGTAATTCTGCCCGGTGGCTTTTCCTACGGTGACTACCTGCGGTGCGGCGCCATTGCAGCGGTGTCCGCCATTATGGGGCCGATCGTTGACGCGGCCCGCACAGGCATGCCGGTGCTGGGCATCTGCAACGGTTTCCAGGTTCTGTGTGAGTCACACCTGCTGGAAGGCGCACTGATCCGCAACACGCACCAGAAGTTCATTTGCCGCGATCAGACGCTGCGTGTGGAGAACGCGGACACCGCGTGGACCTCGAGCCTGACGCAGGGACAGACGATCACAGTCCCACTCAAGAATGGCGAAGGCTGCTTCCAGGCTGACGCCGACACGATCAAGCGGCTTGAGGATGAGGGTCGCGTCGTGTTCCGCTACGTGGATGTCAATCCGAACGGGTCGGCTCACGACATTGCCGGCATCACGAATAAGCAGGGCAACGTTGTTGGCCTCATGCCGCACCCCGAGCACGCCGTGGAAAGCGGTTTCGGACCGGTTCGTCGCGCGCAGCGCTCGAAATCATTCGGCGGGGACGGCTCCGTTGAGGTTTCCGGACATGGCGGCACCGACGGCCTGACACTGTTCGCTTCCGCACTGGCCACATTGGTGGGGTAA